The Thermoleophilum album genome includes a window with the following:
- a CDS encoding inositol monophosphatase family protein, translated as MPSAEATTGTHSAERPLAFALSSDAELAVRAAHAAGDLLLQRYQRPAREVTSKTSATDPVSEADRTAERTVAELLEAERPEDGILAEEGSARPARSGRRWVVDPLDGTVNFLYRFPAWCVSIALLDDRGALVGVVHDPLRGETWTAERGRGAFLGGQRLLLADPPPLERALVATGFSYSPDLRARQGQTVARLLPQVRDIRRAGAAALDLAWLAAGRVDAYYERGLKPWDWAAGRLIAEEAGAAVAELPGQPYGIAVAHPRLLGALLELVA; from the coding sequence GTGCCATCCGCCGAGGCAACGACCGGAACGCACAGCGCAGAACGTCCGCTGGCCTTCGCTCTCAGCTCCGATGCCGAGCTAGCGGTGCGGGCCGCGCACGCCGCCGGTGACCTCCTGCTGCAGCGCTACCAGCGGCCGGCGAGGGAGGTCACTAGCAAGACCTCGGCCACCGATCCGGTGTCGGAGGCCGACCGCACGGCTGAGCGGACAGTCGCCGAACTGCTCGAGGCGGAGCGACCGGAGGACGGCATCCTCGCCGAGGAGGGGTCGGCGCGTCCCGCCCGCAGTGGTCGCCGCTGGGTGGTCGACCCGCTCGACGGGACCGTCAACTTCCTCTATCGCTTCCCCGCCTGGTGCGTGAGCATCGCGCTGTTGGACGATCGTGGAGCCCTCGTCGGCGTTGTTCACGATCCGCTGCGCGGTGAGACCTGGACTGCCGAACGCGGCCGCGGCGCATTCCTCGGCGGACAGCGGCTGCTCTTAGCAGACCCCCCGCCGCTCGAGCGGGCCCTCGTGGCGACGGGCTTCAGCTACTCACCCGACCTCCGCGCCCGCCAAGGCCAGACCGTCGCCCGACTGTTGCCGCAGGTCCGCGACATCCGACGCGCGGGCGCCGCAGCGCTCGACCTCGCGTGGCTCGCTGCCGGACGTGTCGACGCCTACTACGAACGCGGCCTCAAACCGTGGGACTGGGCAGCGGGCAGGCTGATCGCCGAAGAGGCGGGCGCCGCCGTCGCGGAGCTGCCGGGGCAGCCGTACGGGATCGCTGTCGCGCACCCGCGCTTGTTGGGCGCCTTGCTCGAGCTCGTCGCCTAG
- a CDS encoding cytochrome c — protein sequence MFAEGGMARMRALCLALLALVIAASGCGQRSPDLVKGKALFVERCGSCHKLARAGTQGTTGPSLDAAFAQARRDGMDSDTIAGIVRYQIAHPRRGSVMPANLVRGEDAEDVAAYVAHVAAVRGEDTGALAQAGLAGATDGRQIFVAAGCGGCHQLSRAGTNGRIGPSLDDLAASARRYGRARGETPEQYVRESIVRPDAFVVPGFRRGIMPSGYDKRLTRQQIDALVRFLLGR from the coding sequence GTGTTCGCCGAGGGAGGAATGGCACGGATGCGGGCGCTCTGCTTGGCGCTGCTGGCACTCGTGATCGCAGCGAGCGGTTGCGGACAACGCTCGCCCGACCTCGTCAAGGGCAAGGCCCTGTTTGTCGAGCGTTGCGGGTCCTGTCACAAGCTGGCGCGGGCCGGGACGCAGGGCACAACCGGTCCCTCGCTCGACGCGGCGTTTGCGCAGGCCCGTCGCGACGGCATGGACAGCGACACGATCGCTGGCATCGTGCGTTACCAGATCGCCCACCCGCGTCGTGGCAGCGTGATGCCGGCGAACCTCGTTCGTGGCGAAGACGCTGAGGACGTCGCCGCCTACGTGGCCCACGTAGCGGCGGTGCGGGGCGAGGACACCGGTGCCCTGGCGCAGGCTGGGCTTGCCGGCGCCACCGACGGCCGCCAGATCTTTGTGGCGGCTGGCTGTGGTGGCTGCCACCAGCTATCGCGGGCGGGAACGAACGGGCGGATCGGCCCGAGCCTCGACGATCTCGCCGCTTCGGCACGCCGTTATGGGCGGGCGCGTGGCGAGACGCCGGAGCAGTATGTACGCGAATCGATCGTTCGTCCGGACGCTTTCGTCGTGCCGGGCTTTCGGCGCGGGATCATGCCTTCGGGGTACGACAAGCGTCTGACGCGCCAACAGATCGACGCGCTTGTGCGCTTCCTACTGGGGCGTTAG
- a CDS encoding glycosyltransferase: MRILVFHAYLLRGTGSNIYNAELARALAAAGHEVHLICQEHRARELGFVNRVIEAVRDERDVAAATDSGAGSGGGSVSVWIPEIGETLPVYVADHYERFRAVPLPQLDDNAIKRYVHTNVVAVRAIAQRVRPDAALANHLVMGPVIVRRALRGLGVPYVVKIHGSALEYVVRPHPERFLSYAREGLEEATCVLVGSSNLGRRLLEVVALPGLERKLRLAPPGVRTDLFRPLGRNAARARLRSAWAAPSPRGDGGWGEDPRAGEAIRRFAASDGPLAAYVGKLIPQKGVHTAILAWPLVASRVPDARLAIVGFGSGRESLERLREAIAGCDFEAAERALLEFAAAGSASDVGALPDEIRARTPPATLVDAALASLRRVLARQADEYVRGAPAAAAIEFTGALPHERLAWLLPALDAVLVPSLLEEAFGMIAVEAAACGCPPIVADHSGLAEIAVELESALPERVPPLRIAGRTPQIEALAGRTVQWLTLDERAREEARRRLAAAAQRWSWERVAADVAAALAGRVEALPSPRL; this comes from the coding sequence TTGCGGATCCTCGTGTTTCACGCCTATCTGCTGCGCGGTACCGGCAGCAACATCTACAACGCCGAGCTCGCCCGCGCGCTCGCCGCGGCGGGCCACGAGGTCCACCTGATCTGCCAAGAGCATCGAGCGCGCGAGCTTGGCTTCGTCAATCGCGTGATCGAAGCGGTTCGCGACGAACGTGACGTTGCGGCTGCCACCGACTCTGGAGCAGGCTCGGGGGGCGGCTCGGTGAGCGTGTGGATACCGGAGATAGGGGAGACGCTGCCGGTCTACGTTGCCGACCACTACGAACGCTTCCGAGCGGTACCGCTGCCACAGCTCGACGACAACGCGATCAAGCGCTACGTGCACACGAACGTGGTCGCCGTGAGGGCGATCGCGCAGCGTGTGCGTCCAGACGCGGCACTGGCCAACCACCTGGTGATGGGGCCGGTGATCGTCAGACGCGCGCTGCGCGGGCTCGGGGTGCCTTACGTGGTCAAGATTCACGGCAGCGCTCTCGAGTACGTGGTTCGACCCCACCCCGAGCGTTTTCTCAGCTATGCGCGTGAAGGACTGGAAGAGGCGACTTGTGTGCTCGTGGGGTCCTCGAATTTGGGTCGTCGCCTGCTCGAGGTGGTAGCGCTGCCAGGCCTCGAGAGGAAGCTGCGGCTGGCGCCGCCGGGGGTTCGCACCGATCTCTTCCGGCCGCTCGGACGTAACGCCGCCCGAGCGCGTCTACGTAGCGCCTGGGCCGCGCCGAGCCCTCGCGGGGACGGCGGATGGGGCGAAGATCCGCGGGCTGGCGAGGCGATCCGCCGCTTCGCTGCGAGCGACGGTCCACTAGCGGCCTACGTCGGCAAGCTGATTCCCCAGAAAGGCGTGCACACCGCGATTCTCGCTTGGCCCTTGGTGGCCTCCCGCGTTCCGGACGCGCGGCTTGCGATCGTCGGGTTCGGGTCGGGGCGCGAGTCGCTCGAACGGCTGCGCGAGGCTATCGCGGGATGCGACTTCGAGGCCGCTGAGCGAGCACTGCTCGAGTTTGCCGCTGCTGGCAGCGCCTCCGACGTTGGTGCGTTGCCCGACGAGATACGCGCGCGCACCCCGCCCGCGACCCTGGTCGACGCGGCGCTTGCCTCACTCCGCCGCGTGCTCGCACGCCAGGCCGACGAGTACGTTCGTGGCGCTCCGGCTGCCGCTGCCATCGAGTTCACCGGCGCGCTGCCTCATGAACGCCTTGCCTGGCTGCTGCCCGCGCTCGACGCTGTTCTCGTGCCTAGCCTTCTGGAGGAGGCGTTCGGCATGATCGCCGTGGAAGCCGCCGCTTGCGGGTGCCCACCGATCGTCGCCGACCACTCGGGCCTTGCAGAGATCGCCGTCGAGCTCGAGTCGGCGCTGCCCGAGCGCGTTCCCCCTTTGCGCATAGCGGGTCGCACGCCGCAGATCGAGGCGCTCGCCGGGCGCACTGTGCAGTGGCTGACGCTGGACGAGCGGGCGAGGGAAGAGGCTCGCCGTCGTCTGGCCGCGGCTGCGCAGCGCTGGTCGTGGGAGCGCGTGGCGGCTGACGTGGCAGCAGCGCTCGCCGGGCGGGTCGAAGCACTTCCCTCGCCGCGTCTCTGA
- a CDS encoding universal stress protein, translating to MSENTRRLLVVANETVAGMPLIDAVRRRAEQGPVEVHVICPQNAPKHGLVIYDETVREAAENRLALTLAQLREAGIEASGAVVDPDPYTAVMDALRERRYDEIIISTHPQTRSGWLRQGLVDRVRAATDIPVEHVVVDLDHEREQVKRTLVVANQTVASRELLDLLREKARQGRRRFIVLVPLGDASSSDEAHERLARTLEMLRREGLEAIGQVVHPDPYTAIRNAIQFYDPDEIVISTLPETRSGWLRADLVNRVRQLTSRPVEHVVAEPAPAEVAR from the coding sequence GTGAGCGAGAACACGCGGCGACTGCTGGTAGTCGCGAACGAGACGGTGGCCGGGATGCCACTGATCGATGCGGTGCGCCGGCGTGCCGAACAAGGACCGGTTGAGGTCCACGTGATCTGCCCGCAAAACGCCCCCAAACACGGTCTTGTGATCTACGACGAGACGGTCCGCGAGGCGGCCGAGAACAGGCTTGCGTTGACGCTCGCTCAGCTGCGCGAGGCGGGCATCGAGGCGTCCGGCGCGGTCGTCGATCCGGACCCTTACACCGCCGTGATGGACGCGTTGCGTGAGCGCCGTTATGACGAGATCATCATTTCGACGCACCCGCAGACACGCTCCGGGTGGCTCCGCCAAGGGCTCGTCGACCGCGTGCGGGCCGCGACCGACATTCCCGTCGAACACGTGGTCGTCGACCTCGACCACGAGCGTGAGCAGGTCAAACGCACGCTGGTGGTCGCCAATCAGACGGTCGCGAGCCGCGAGCTGCTCGATCTTTTGCGCGAAAAGGCCCGCCAGGGGCGCCGGCGCTTCATCGTTCTGGTGCCGCTTGGTGACGCCAGCAGCAGCGACGAAGCGCACGAGCGTCTCGCCCGCACGCTGGAGATGCTGAGGCGCGAGGGTCTCGAGGCGATCGGACAGGTAGTGCACCCCGACCCCTACACCGCCATCCGCAATGCGATCCAGTTCTACGACCCCGACGAAATAGTCATCTCGACGCTGCCGGAGACGCGCTCCGGGTGGTTGCGCGCGGATCTCGTGAACCGCGTGCGGCAGCTGACCTCGCGGCCTGTTGAACACGTCGTGGCCGAACCGGCGCCCGCGGAGGTGGCTCGGTGA
- the ctaD gene encoding cytochrome c oxidase subunit I: MGCFDYWLRWAFGAPTEPEDHSGHGADSWRDYFRVNTDHKVIGIQYICTTFFFFVLGGLMAMLMRAELLAPGEQFVDANTFNGLFSVHASLMIFLFIIPVFAGIANYVVPLMIGAPDMAFPRLNALSYWFLPIAGVMMLLSFFAPGGPFATGWTAYAPLSVDMPLGQQFFTLAVQFAGASSIATALNFLVTIITMRAPDMTFWRMPLLVWANFATSLLVVIATPFIAASQFFVLFDRALGTHFFTPQLGGDVLMYQHVFWFYSHPAVYIMMLPGFGIVSEVISAHARKPVFGYKMMAYALIAIVVLGFAVWAHHMFVSGMQAWIRIPMMLTTMLIAVPTGVKIFNWLGTLWRGVIHLRTPLLFSLGFITMFTLGGISGVTLAIVPFDIHVSDTYYVVAHIHYVLFGGSVFTIFAGIYHWFPKMTGRMYDETLGKVHFWLSFIFFNLTFGPMHLLGIEGMPRRVADYASEFAALNAVVSVSGFIFGLSFLVFLYNMIVSWRFGPPAPANPWQAHTIEWLVPSPPPKFNFAEVPTVVAGPYPFGTPGAVHAYFPSRRPAAVAAGGGATPRDS; the protein is encoded by the coding sequence ATGGGCTGCTTCGACTACTGGCTGCGCTGGGCGTTCGGCGCACCCACTGAGCCCGAGGATCATTCCGGCCACGGCGCCGACAGTTGGCGCGACTACTTCCGCGTAAATACCGACCACAAGGTCATCGGAATCCAATACATCTGCACGACTTTCTTCTTCTTCGTACTTGGCGGCTTAATGGCGATGTTGATGCGCGCTGAGTTGCTGGCTCCGGGTGAGCAGTTTGTCGACGCCAATACCTTCAACGGTCTGTTCTCCGTGCACGCCTCCTTGATGATCTTCCTATTCATCATCCCGGTATTTGCGGGCATCGCTAACTACGTGGTGCCGTTGATGATCGGCGCGCCAGACATGGCGTTCCCCCGCCTCAATGCCCTCTCTTACTGGTTCCTCCCGATCGCTGGCGTGATGATGCTGCTCAGCTTTTTTGCTCCCGGTGGCCCCTTCGCTACTGGGTGGACGGCCTACGCACCGCTGTCCGTCGACATGCCGCTCGGGCAACAGTTCTTCACGCTCGCCGTGCAGTTCGCCGGAGCGTCATCGATCGCCACCGCCCTGAACTTCCTGGTCACGATCATCACGATGCGTGCTCCGGACATGACGTTCTGGCGTATGCCCTTGCTCGTCTGGGCGAACTTCGCGACGTCACTGCTGGTCGTTATAGCCACGCCCTTTATCGCCGCCTCGCAGTTCTTTGTGCTCTTTGATCGCGCACTAGGCACGCACTTCTTCACACCCCAGCTCGGCGGCGACGTGCTGATGTATCAGCACGTCTTCTGGTTCTACTCGCATCCGGCCGTCTACATCATGATGTTGCCGGGCTTCGGCATCGTTAGCGAAGTGATTTCGGCCCACGCGCGTAAACCCGTGTTCGGTTACAAGATGATGGCCTACGCGCTGATCGCGATCGTCGTTCTCGGCTTCGCAGTGTGGGCGCACCACATGTTCGTATCCGGGATGCAGGCGTGGATCCGGATCCCGATGATGCTGACGACGATGCTGATTGCAGTGCCTACCGGCGTAAAGATCTTCAACTGGCTGGGAACGCTTTGGCGTGGCGTGATTCACTTGCGCACGCCCCTACTGTTCTCACTCGGGTTCATCACGATGTTCACGCTCGGTGGCATCAGTGGTGTCACGCTCGCGATCGTCCCCTTCGACATTCACGTCTCCGACACTTACTATGTCGTCGCCCATATCCACTACGTGCTGTTCGGAGGCTCGGTGTTCACGATTTTCGCTGGCATTTATCACTGGTTCCCGAAGATGACTGGTCGCATGTACGACGAGACGCTAGGCAAGGTTCACTTCTGGTTGTCGTTCATCTTCTTCAACTTGACGTTCGGCCCGATGCACTTGCTGGGCATCGAAGGAATGCCGCGCCGCGTGGCAGACTACGCTTCAGAGTTCGCGGCCTTGAACGCGGTGGTATCCGTATCGGGCTTCATCTTCGGGCTGTCGTTCCTCGTTTTCCTTTACAACATGATCGTGAGTTGGCGGTTTGGGCCTCCGGCACCTGCTAATCCGTGGCAGGCCCATACGATCGAATGGCTGGTGCCGTCGCCTCCCCCGAAGTTCAACTTCGCTGAGGTACCAACGGTGGTTGCTGGTCCTTATCCGTTCGGGACGCCGGGTGCTGTGCACGCCTACTTCCCGAGCCGCAGGCCCGCTGCGGTCGCTGCCGGTGGCGGCGCCACCCCGAGGGACAGTTGA
- a CDS encoding cytochrome c oxidase subunit 3 produces MSAPPAQAGALAADAAFHAHADEHPPEIHYSSGAEPATLGMLLFIISELMLFMAFFTAYFFIRVVSGAEWPPPGKEIPVDVAAVNTAILLSSSLTMHWALTGIRNENRRALKAGLVTTLALGATFLSIQINEYVHLGWAPHDNAQGSIFYGLTGLHGAHVLVGLMLLTFATIRSFRGHYSAKAHRGVEVPGIYWHFVDIMWIFVFSSLYLL; encoded by the coding sequence GTGAGCGCGCCCCCTGCCCAGGCGGGCGCGCTCGCCGCCGACGCTGCCTTCCACGCTCACGCCGACGAGCACCCGCCCGAAATCCACTACTCCTCGGGCGCCGAGCCAGCCACGCTCGGAATGCTGCTTTTCATCATCTCCGAGCTGATGCTCTTCATGGCGTTCTTCACGGCCTACTTCTTCATCCGGGTCGTGAGCGGCGCCGAGTGGCCACCTCCCGGCAAGGAAATCCCGGTCGACGTGGCCGCCGTCAACACCGCGATCCTGCTCTCCTCGAGCCTGACCATGCACTGGGCGCTCACCGGTATCCGCAACGAGAACCGCCGGGCACTCAAAGCTGGGCTGGTGACAACGCTTGCGCTCGGTGCCACGTTCCTATCGATCCAGATCAACGAGTACGTGCACCTCGGTTGGGCTCCACATGACAACGCCCAGGGCTCGATCTTCTACGGCCTCACCGGGCTGCACGGCGCGCACGTGTTGGTGGGCCTGATGCTTTTGACGTTCGCGACGATCCGCAGCTTCCGCGGCCACTACTCGGCGAAAGCGCACCGCGGCGTCGAAGTGCCCGGCATCTACTGGCACTTCGTCGACATCATGTGGATCTTCGTGTTTTCCAGCCTCTACTTGCTGTGA